A genomic window from Solanum dulcamara chromosome 11, daSolDulc1.2, whole genome shotgun sequence includes:
- the LOC129874292 gene encoding glyceraldehyde-3-phosphate dehydrogenase A, chloroplastic-like: protein MASAALSVANSSLHVSNKGSFSEFTGLRTSSAVPFGRKANDDLLSLDAFHTSAIGGGKNKSRVVEAKLKVAINGFGRIGRNFLRCWHGRKDSPLDVIAINDSGGVKQASHLLKYDSTLGIFDADVKPVGTDGISVDGKVIKVVSDRNPINLPWKDLGVDLVIEGTGVFVDREGAGKHIQAGAKKVLITAPGKGDIPTYVVGVNADLYSPDEPIISNASCTTNCLAPFVKVLDQKFGIIKGTMTTTHSYTGDQRLLDASHRDLRRARAAALNIVPTSTGAAKAVALVLPSLKGKLNGIALRVPTPNVSVVDLVVQVSKKTFAEEVNAAFRESADKELAGILSVCDEPLVSVDFRCSDVSSTVDASLTMVMGDDMVKVIAWYDNEWGYSQRVVDLADIVANQWI, encoded by the exons ATGGCTTCGGCTGCTCTATCAGTAGCCAATTCTTCTCTCCACGTCAGCAACAAAGGATCATTCTCAGAGTTCACTGGTCTTCGAACCTCATCTGCCGTTCCATTCGGAAGGAAAGCTAACGATGACTTGCTATCTCTTGATGCTTTCCATACCTCTGCT ATTGGTGGAGGGAAGAACAAGAGTAGAGTAGTGGAGGCGAAATTGAAGGTAGCCATCAATGGATTTGGAAGAATTGGAAGGAATTTCTTGAGGTGCTGGCATGGCAGGAAGGACTCTCCCCTTGATGTCATTGCCATCAATGACTCTGGCGGTGTCAAGCAAGCCTCTCATCTCCTCAAGTACGACTCTACCCTCGGCATCTTCGACGCTGATGTTAAGCCTGTTGGTACTGATGGCATTTCTGTTGATGGAAAGGTCATCAAAGTTGTCTCCGACCGTAACCCCATCAATCTCCCCTGGAA GGATCTTGGTGTTGACTTGGTAATCGAAGGTACCGGAGTGTTTGTTGACAGAGAGGGTGCTGGGAAGCACATCCAAGCTGGAGCTAAGAAAGTGCTGATCACTGCCCCCGGAAAGGGTGATATTCCTACCTATGTCGTCGGTGTCAATGCAGACCTTTACAGCCCCGATGAGCCCATCATCAGCAATGCTTCTTGCACCACCAACTGTCTTGCTCCTTTTGTCAAAGTCCTTGACCAAAAATTCG GCATAATCAAGGGGACCATGACAACTACACATTCCTACACTGGTGACCAAAGGCTTCTTGATGCAAGCCACAGGGACCTTAGACGTGCAAGAGCTGCAGCTCTCAACATTGTGCCAACCTCAACTGGTGCAGCTAAGGCTGTGGCCCTTGTCCTTCCCAGCCTCAAGGGGAAGCTCAATGGCATTGCCCTGCGTGTCCCCACCCCCAATGTATCAGTCGTGGACCTTGTCGTTCAAGTATCAAAGAAGACATTTGCAGAGGAAGTGAATGCTGCATTCAGGGAGTCTGCTGACAAGGAGCTTGCTGGCATTCTCTCCGTCTGTGATGAGCCACTTGTTTCAGTAGACTTTAGGTGCTCTGATGTTTCATCAACTGTGGATGCTTCACTTACCATGGTCATGGGAGATGACATGGTTAAGGTTATTGCTTGGTATGACAATGAATGGGGTTACTCACAGAGGGTGGTTGATCTCGCTGACATTGTTGCCAACCAATGGATATGA